A region from the Vicia villosa cultivar HV-30 ecotype Madison, WI linkage group LG3, Vvil1.0, whole genome shotgun sequence genome encodes:
- the LOC131660757 gene encoding mechanosensitive ion channel protein 10-like, translating to MDGSNKNQGGEVSMMEKKREVVVTISNMAGESHGQDHHDHGLKVFESLTENEPASKSPPIKCASPEIRFSPSPNKPPKAPTTNANLAKRKSFVRSVYSKPKSRFGEQPYSTDGTFLEENVLQEELSVSSPYRNSFSKASHSPNNKSGLVNRSVSIASVVTPRTPLMQSPGPAGEDLDEIIYKKVEFSKGKHKRLTTKALIELFVFLMIAGSLIASLTVEELRRTKIWSLGLWRWCMLVMVTFCGMLVTKWFMHIVVFLIEMNFLLKKKVLYFVHGMKKCVQVFIWIGLVLLTWVLLINHGVQRSKLAEKILDSVTWTLVSLLIGAFLWVIKTLLLKILASNFHVKSFFDRIQESIFHQYVLQTLSGPPLIDETEKVGRSQSLSHFSFRSITNKGGSKKEVIDMAKLHKMKQEKVSSWTMKILVDSVMNSRLSTISNSLDESFYDVENEQTDKEITNEMEATAAAYHVFRNVAASPNCTDIDEDELRRFMIKEEVPLIFPLLAQAETGLITRKSLTDWVLKVYQERRALAHALSDTKTAVKQLNKLVTVVVVLVTILVWLLLLEIATTKVLVFLSSQLVLAAFMFGNTCKNIFEAIIFVFVMHPFDVGDRCVIDGVELLVEEMNILTTVFLKLNNEKVYYPNSVLAIKPISNYYRSPNMSDSVEFSVDFTTPAEKIGALKEKVKRYLERNPQYWHPNFSLVVKEIENVNKIKMGLYVTHTINFQEFGEKTKRKGELVMEVKRIFEELKIRYNLLPQGVHLRHIEPDTN from the exons ATGGATGGTAGTAATAAGAATCAAGGTGGTGAAGTAAGCATGATGGAGAAGAAAAGAGAAGTGGTGGTGACAATTTCAAACATGGCTGGAGAGAGCCATGGCCAAGATCATCATGATCATGGGTTGAAAGTGTTTGAATCCTTGACTGAAAATGAACCTGCTTCAAAGTCACCACCTATAAAATGTGCTTCTCCTGAGATAAGGTTCAGTCCTAGTCCAAACAAGCCCCCAAAAGCACCTACAACAAATGCAAATCTTGCCAAAAGAAAATCTTTTGTAAGATCAGTGTATTCTAAACCAAAATCTAGATTTGGTGAACAACCTTACTCGACCGATGGAACGTTTCTGGAAGAGAATGTTTTACAGGAAGAATTATCTGTTAGTTCACCTTATAGGAACTCGTTTAGTAAGGCATCACATTCACCCAATAACAAATCCGGTTTGGTTAATAGAAGTGTTTCGATTGCTTCTGTCGTCACTCCTAGAACACCTTTGATGCAATCTCCAGGTCCTGCTGGTGAGGATCTTGATGAAATCATTTACAAGAAAGTTGAATTCAGTAAAGGAAAGCATAAGAGACTGACGACGAAGGCTTTGATCGAATTGTTTGTGTTTTTGATGATTGCGGGGAGCTTGATAGCTAGCTTGACTGTTGAGGAACTGAGGAGGACAAAGATTTGGAGTTTGGGGCTTTGGAGATGGTGCATGCTTGTGATGGTGACCTTTTGTGGCATGTTGGTTACAAAATGGTTCATGCACATTGTTGTTTTCTTGATTGAAATGAACTTCTTGTTGAAGAAAAAAGTGCTTTATTTTGTTCATGGAATGAAGAAATGTGTCCAGGTTTTCATTTGGATCGGTTTGGTTCTCTTGACATGGGTGCTTTTAATCAATCATGGCGTCCAGCGATCTAAATTGGCCGAAAAGATTTTGGACAGTGTAACATGGACTCTTGTTTCTCTTCTAATTGGAGCATTTTTATGGGTCATAAAGACATTGTTGCTGAAAATTCTGGCATCGAATTTCCATGTGAAGTCTTTCTTTGATCGAATTCAAGAATCGATTTTCCATCAATATGTTCTGCAAACTCTCTCCGGGCCTCCACTTATCGATGAGACTGAGAAGGTCGGGAGGTCACAGAGTTTGAGCCATTTTAGTTTCAGGAGTATAACCAATAAAGGTGGCTCGAAGAAAGAAGTTATTGATATGGCAAAGCTTCACAAGATGAAGCAAGAGAAAGTTTCGTCGTGGACCATGAAGATTTTGGTAGATTCTGTGATGAATTCGAGGCTGTCAACAATCTCTAATTCACTGGATGAAAGTTTTTATGATGTAGAAAATGAACAAACTGATAAAGAAATTACTAATGAGATGGAAGCAACTGCTGCTGCCTATCATGTTTTCAGAAACGTCGCTGCTTCCCCTAATTGCAC GGACATTGACGAAGATGAACTCCGTAGATTCATGATTAAGGAAGAAGTTCCTTTGATATTTCCCCTACTGGCACAGGCAGAGACAGGGCTAATTACCAGAAAATCTTTAACAGATTGGGTG TTGAAGGTATATCAAGAACGAAGAGCACTCGCGCACGCGTTAAGCGACACTAAAACAGCTGTTAAACAATTAAACAAGCTTGTGACAGTGGTTGTAGTACTTGTGACCATACTGGTGTGGCTTCTTCTTTTGGAAATTGCAACAACAAAAGTACTTGTATTCCTTTCATCGCAGCTAGTACTCGCGGCTTTCATGTTTGGAAACACCTGCAAGAATATATTTGAAGCCATCATTTTCGTGTTTGTAATGCATCCATTCGACGTTGGTGATCGATGTGTTATAGATGGTGTCGag CTATTGGTTGAAGAAATGAATATATTGACAACAGTATTCTTGAAACTTAATAATGAAAAGGTGTATTATCCGAATTCAGTCCTCGCCATAAAACCGATTAGCAATTATTACAGAAGTCCGAATATGTCTGATAGTGTAGAGTTTTCGGTCGATTTTACAACTCCAGCTGAGAAAATTGGAGCACTGAAAGAAAAAGTGAAGAGGTATTTGGAGAGGAATCCACAATACTGGCATCCAAATTTTAGCTTGGTAGTGAAGGAGATTGAAAATGTGAATAAGATTAAGATGGGACTTTATGTTACTCACACAATAAACTTTCAAGAGTTTGGAGAGAAAACCAAACGGAAAGGTGAACTAGTGATGGAAGTAAAGAGAATATTTGAAGAGCTCAAAATCAGATACAACCTTCTTCCGCAAGGTGTTCATCTCAGACACATAGAACCTGATACAAATTAA